A genome region from Paralichthys olivaceus isolate ysfri-2021 chromosome 6, ASM2471397v2, whole genome shotgun sequence includes the following:
- the LOC109635221 gene encoding DDB1- and CUL4-associated factor 1 — protein sequence MASASASVDSKAELTALLEQWERDQQGSTQELVSILTKTSELVEKETEEYHKADPDPFDDRHPGRADPECVLGHLLKILFKNDDFMNALVNSYVMTSREFSLNAAACRLLQNIMPGLETAVVFQEKEGIVERLFKWAQEAEQPLRIYATGLLAGAMENQDIAANYREENSVLVPLMLHRLRELQHKDAENKREIKRPSPRKSLSEPLLPLDEETVDGGFEEKPFMLGRNGAEREGTGPEGDGEIPFSAIEPENELSFRLNSPPKASSRANSAVKTMMKPMSAPSSLLHPGISDGSSYLKRKAEREFGRTSKQKLNFSLPDPERNFSELSNSSWSEMSPWVIGNNYHLYPLTPEIEQRLILQYLTPLGEYQELLAVFMQMGARELLMHYMDLKQTNDVQLTFEALKYLASLLLHKKFAAEFVAHGGVQKLLEIPRPSMAATGVSLCLYYLAYNQDAMERVCMLPHSILSDVVGYTLWLLECSHASGCCHATMFFSISFSFRAVLELFDRQDGLRRLVNLISTLEILNLEDQGALLSDDEIFSSRQTAKHTCMALRRYFEAHLAIKVEQVKQSLQRTEGGAPIHSQPYYKAVSYSREQVVEMMEFLIEYGPLRLYWEPAEVFHKLSCVQLLLQLISIACDWRTYYGRSDTVRYALDILSILTVVPKTQLLLSEAVAVLDEGGSTVSTVGISIVLAVAEGEVFVNDAEIQKSALQVVINCVCAPDKRMSSIGKFIAGTPRRRLPQQTKASESVLTKMWNVVQSNNGIKVLLSLLTVKMPITDADQIRALACKALVGLSRSSSVRQIISKLPLFSSGHIQQLMKEPLLQDKRSEHVKFCKFAAELIERISGKPLLIGTDVSLAWLQRASVVAQSRITFPEKELLLLIRNHLVAKGLHDTASTLTKEAELPMTCLSHSAHSTSAFPSVAPPPPATPVATLPRTPRLANGVVSRLANHPSHSSTPGSSHPQSRPSTSQSTGSSSTAFPSTSVPHCSNGSPLIGRIVFSRERQTGCTTLSCKKPRVLRQKSDHGAFSQSPAMKKQFDRLLPSPPALDSIITEYLREQHARCKNPVATCPPFSLFTPHQCPEPKQRRQAPINFTSRHTRRVIYPKYGGVDGGCFDRHLIFSRFRPISVFREADEDESGFMCCAFSARERFLMLGTCTGQLKLYNVFTGQEEASYSCHSSAITHLEPSRDGSLLLTSASWSYPLSALWGMKSVFIMKHSFLGDHYVEFSKLSQDRVIGTKEHVARIYDIQTGQVTLTLNNPDLANNYKRNCATFNPTDDLVLNDGVLWDVRTAQAIHKFDKFNMNISGVFHPNSLEVIINTEIWDLRTFHLLHTVPALDQCRIVFNNNGTVIYGAMLQADDEDDMMEMQMKSPFGSSFRTFNATDYKPIATIDVKRNIFDLCTDTKDCYLAVIENQDSFNTDTVCRLYEVGRQRLAEEEEEDEEDQEDDDQEEDDDDDDDSDDDVDTDPLIAELENENGGEDEDDEEEDDGNDEFSPSDEEVARLLEEDVDVGDDDDEDDDDSDNDDVDLDGDNDSSDNSDLEDDIILSLNE from the exons ATGGCATCAGCATCTGCCAGCGTAGACTCCAAGGCAGAGCTGACTGCTCTACTGGAACAGTGGGAGAGGGATCAACAAGGCAGCACACAGGAGCTGGTTAGCATCCTCACAAA AACCTCTGAGCTTGTcgagaaggagacagaggagtaCCACAAAGCAGACCCAGACCCCTTCGATGATCGACATCCTG GGAGAGCTGATCCAGAATGTGTGTTGGGACACCTGCTCAAGATCTTGTTCAAGAATGATGACTTCATGAACGCA TTGGTGAATAGCTATGTGATGACCAGCAGAGAATTTTCCCTCAATGCAGCAGCTTGTCGTCTGCTTCAGAACATCATGCCTGGACTGGAGACAGCAGTGGTCTTTCAAGAAAAG gagGGTATTGTCGAGAGGCTGTTTAAGTGGgctcaggaggcagagcagcCCCTCAGAATCTATGCCACAGGCTTGTTGGCTGGAGCCATGGAGAATCAGGACATTGCAGCCAACTACAGGGAGGAGAACTCTGTTTTG GTGCCTTTGATGCTGCATCGTTTACGTGAGCTTCAGCATAAGGATGCTGAGAACAAAAGGGAAATCAAACGGCCCAGCCCCAGGAAGAGTTTGAGTGAGCCTCTGCTTCCTTTAGATGAGGAGACTGTTGACGGAGGCTTTGAAGAGAAGCCCTTCATGCTGGGCAGAAACGGAGCTGAAAGGGAGGGGACTGGGCCAGAGGGGGATGGAGAAATTCCCTTCTCGGCCATTGAGCCTGAAAACGAGCTTTCGTTCCGTCTCAACTCCCCTCCCAAGGCCAGCAGCCGTGCCAACTCTGCTGTTAAAACCATGATGAAGCCCATGTCTGCCCCAAGTTCTCTGTTACACCCAGGCATTTCTGATGGCAGCAGTTACCTAAAAAGGAAGGCAGAGAGGGAGTTTGGCAGGACCTCAAAACAGAAGCTAAATTTCTCTTTGCCAGATCCAGAGAGGAACTTCAGCGAGCTCTCAAACAGCAGCTGGTCCGAAATGAGCCCCTGGGTGATAGGCAACAACTATCATCTGTACCCTCTGACCCCAGAGATCGAGCAGAGACTCATCCTGCAGTATCTCACTCCTCTGGGGGAGTATCAGGAG CTGTTGGCAGTGTTTATGCAGATGGGAGCTCGCGAGCTACTCATGCATTATATGGATCTAAAGCAGACCAATGATGTGCAGCTCACCTTTGAGGCTCTCAAG tACCTGGCATCTTTGCTGCTGCACAAGAAGTTTGCTGCTGAGTTTGTGGCTCACGGAGGAGTTCAGAAGTTGCTGGAAATCCCCCGACCATCTATGGCTGCCACCggagtctctctgtgtctctactACCTTGCCTATAACCAGGATGCAATGGAGAGG GTGTGCATGTTGCCCCACTCCATCCTGTCAGATGTGGTTGGTTACACGCTGTGGCTGCTGGAATGCTCACATGCATCCGGCTGCTGCCATGCCACAATGTTCTTTTccatctccttttctttccGTGCCGTCCTGGAGCTTTTCGACAGGCAGGATGGGCTCCGGCGCCTTGTCAATCTG ATTAGCACACTGGAGATCCTGAACCTTGAGGACCAGGGAGCGCTGCTGAGTGATGATGAGATTTTCTCCAGCAGGCAGACAGCCAAGCACACCTGCATGGCCCTGCGCAGGTACTTTGAGGCCCATCTGGCAATCAAGGTGGAGCAGGTTAAGCAATCCCTGCAGCGCACAGAGGGGGGTGCCCCCATTCACTCTCAGCCATACTacaag GCGGTCAGCTATAGTCGTGAACAGGTGGTGGAAATGATGGAGTTTCTGATAGAGTACGGACCACTGCGGCTTTACTGGGAACCGGCTGAGGTCTTCCACAAGCTGTCGTGTgttcagctcctcctgcagctcattTCCATTGCCTGTGACTGGAGGACCTACTATGGCAG AAGCGATACAGTTCGTTATGCCCTCGACATCCTGAGTATTCTAACAGTTGTTCCAAAGACTCAGCTGTTGTTGTCTGAGGCTGTTGCTGTGCTTGATGAAGGAGGATCCACTGTATCCACCGTAG GAATAAGTATCGTCTTGGCAGTGGCAGAGGGAGAGGTGTTTGTGAATGATGCCGAGATTCAGAAGTCGGCTTTGCAGGTTGTCATCAACTGCGTCTGTGCTCCAGACAAACGCATGTCCAGCATTGGCAAGTTCATTGCAGGCACCCCCCGCCGCCGCCTGCCCCAGCAGACCAAAGCGAGCGAGAGTGTGCTCACCAAGATGTGGAATGTGGTGCAGTCCAACAATGGCATCAAG GTCCTGCTGTCCCTGCTGACAGTGAAGATGCCCATTACAGATGCAGATCAGATCCGAGCTCTAGCCTGTAAGGCTCTGGTGGGTCTGTCTCGCTCCAGCTCCGTCAGACAGATTATCAGCAAGCTGCCTTTGTTCAGCAGTGGACACATCCAGCAGCTCATGAAGGAGCCTTTGCTTCAGGACAAACGCAGCGAACATGTCAAGTTCTGTAAGTTTGCAGCGGAGCTGATAGAAAGGATCTCTGGGAAACCGCTGTTGATCGGTACTGACGTTTCTCTGGCGTGGCTGCAGAGGGCCAGTGTTGTCGCCCAGTCCAGGATCACTTTCCCTGAGAAAGAGCTGCTGTTGCTTATTAGGAACCACCTTGTGGCCAAAGGCCTTCATGACACAGCCTCCACACTTACCAAAGAGGCAGAACTCCCGATGACGTGTCTGTCTCATTCTGCACATTCTACTTCTGCTTTCCCTTCCgttgctcctcctccacctgccaCTCCTGTTGCCACTCTCCCCCGCACACCACGGCTGGCCAATGGTGTCGTCTCAAGACTTGCAAACCATCCTTCTCATTCATCCACCCCTGGGTCCAGCCATCCACAATCACgtccttctacatcacaatccACTGGGTCCTCTTCAACAGCTTTCCCCTCTACGTCTGTCCCCCACTGTAGCAACGGATCCCCACTGATCGGCCGAATCGTTTTCTCTCGTGAGCGACAAACAGGGTGCACTACGTTGAGCTGCAAGAAACCACGGGTTCTTAGGCAGAAGTCTGACCATGGGGCCTTCAGCCAGAGTCCAGCTATGAAGAAGCAGTTTGACAGGCTGTTGCCTTCCCCCCCTGCATTAGACAGCATTATCACAGAGTATCTGAGGGAACAGCACGCACGCTGTAAAAACCCTGTCGCAACATGCccgcctttctctctctttacacCCCACCAGTGCCCCGAGCCCAAACAGAGACGCCAAGCACCAATTAACTTTACATCCAGACATACACGGAGAGTCATATATCCTAAATATGGAGGAGTAGATGGAGGGTGCTTTGACAGACATCTCATCTTCAGCAG ATTCCGTCCCATCTCCGTGTTCAGGGAGGCTGATGAGGATGAGAGTGGATTCATGTGTTGTGCCTTCTCAGCTCGTGAACGGTTCCTGATGCTCGGGACCTGCACAGGGCAGCTCAAACTCTACAATGTGTTTACAGGCCAGGAAGAAGCCAGCTACAGCTGTCACAGTTCAGCCATCACTCACCTGGAGCCCTCACGG GATGGCTCTCTGCTCTTAACATCAGCCTCTTGGAGTTACCCCCTGTCTGCACTGTGGGGCATGAAATCAGTGTTCATCATGAA GCATTCCTTCCTTGGTGACCATTACGTGGAGTTCAGTAAACTTTCACAAGATCGCGTCATTGGAACTAAGGAGCATGTAGCACGA ATCTATGACATCCAGACGGGACAGGTAACGCTGACTCTCAACAACCCAGACCTGGCCAACAACTACAAGAGGAACTGTGCCACCTTCAACCCCACAGACGACTTGGTGTTGAACGACGGAGTGCTGTGGGATGTGCGCACGGCTCAGGCCATCCACAAATTTGACAAGTTCAATATGAACATCAGCGGTGTGTTCCATCCCAACAGCCTGGAGGTCATCATTAACACAGAAATC TGGGATCTGCGGaccttccacctcctccacacaGTTCCTGCTCTGGACCAGTGCAGAATAGTCTTCAACAACAACGGCACCGTCATCTATGGAG CAATGTTACAGGCCGATGATGAAGACGACATGATGgaaatgcagatgaaaagtCCATTCGGTTCGTCCTTCAGGACCTTTAATGCCACAGATTACAAACCAATAG ccaCTATTGATGTCAAAAGGAATATATTTGACCtttgcacagacacaaaagaCTGCTACTTAGCTGTGATTGAG AACCAAGACTCATTTAACACAGACACGGTGTGCAGGCTGTATGAAGTTGGCCGGCAGAGActtgcagaggaagaggaggaggacgaggaggatcAG GAGGATGATGatcaggaggaagatgatgacgatgacgatgacTCGGATGATGATGTCGACACAGACCCTCTTATCGCTGAGCTAGAGAACGAGAATGGCGGAGAAGACGAGGacgatgaagaagaggatgatgggaatGATGAATTTTCTCCCTCTGATGAGGAGGTGGCTCGTCTTCTTGAAGAGGACGTCGACGTCGGGGATGACGATGATGAGGACGACGATGACTCTGATAATGACGATGTCGATCTGGATGGCGACAATG ACAGCTCGGACAACTCTGACCTTGAGGATGACATCATCTTATCCCTGAATGAGTGA
- the ssuh2rs1 gene encoding protein SSUH2 homolog isoform X1: MEYQHIANQQPRNYGIANPGYAPAAAAAAPAMFAPPGAAAAAEGPSAPPASMFDSMPGYEGTVAGGGGFLPPPMPACPVPIPEPGPEQPHWNIPSITEDTAREALVLFASSKCCYSAAPAKDGVITNMEAFNTYRYRLETFTETRSTDWSHEPYKGQPVDAYAQPPPGPWEIPTKTPSFFLDDKQIIKVPYTSSMKSCHACMGMGRKPCKDCAGAGNKVCWVCNGSGFRHGDERCHHCNGRGRDNCSHCQGQGAKQCDVCQGKQQLLVYIRLTVKWTNNCDNYVVEQLSGLQVNNLSTVSGKELFRDSQYMVYPVMGFPDPAVVNAAQRLVSEHQGKFSQTSRILQQRQTIELIPVTKVTYLWKGNSNIYFVYGNEFKVNADNYPATCCCTVM, encoded by the exons ATGGAGTATCAGCACATTGCGAA CCAGCAGCCCAGAAACTACGGCATAGCCAACCCCGGTTATGCCccggcagcagcggcagcagcaccCG CAATGTTCGCCCCACCCGGAGCAGCCGCAGCCGCGGAGGGCCCCAGCGCTCCTCCGGCCAGCATGTTCGACAGCATGCCTGGCTATGAGGGAACAGTGGCGGGAGGAG GTGGATTTCTGCCCCCTCCCATGCCTGCTTGCCCAGTTCCTATACCTGAGCCTGGacctgaacaaccacactgGAA TATCCCGTCTATAACTGAGGACACAGCTCGTGAGGCGTTAGTCCTGTTTGCCTCCAGCAAGTGCTGCTACAGTGCAGCACCAGCAAAGGATGGTGTGATCACCAACATGGAGGCATTCAATACATACAGG TATCGTCTGGAAACCTTTACTGAAACAAGGTCTACAGACTGGAGTCATGAGCCATATAAAG GGCAGCCAGTGGATGCCTACGCCCAACCACCTCCAGGGCCTTGGGAAATTCCGACTAAAACTCCCAGTTTTTTTCTGGATGACAAACAGATTATCAAGGTTCCCTACACTTCATCTATGAAG AGCTGCCACGCATGTATGGGAATGGGGCGAAAACCTTGCAAAGACTGTGCCGGTGCTGGCAAT AAAGTTTGTTGGGTGTGCAATGGGTCTGGTTTCCGCCACGGAGACGAGCGATGTCACCACTGCAATGGAAGAGGAAGGGACAA CTGCAGCCACTGTCAGGGGCAAGGAGCAAAGCAATGTGACGTATGTCAAGGAAAACAACAGCTTCTGGTCTACATCAGACTCACTGTGAAATG GACCAACAACTGTGACAACTATGTTGTTGAACAGTTGAGTGGACTGCAGGTGAACAACCTCAGCACAGTGTCTGGGAAGGAGCTGTTCAGAGACTCTCAGTATATG GTATACCCAGTGATGGGCTTCCCAGACCCTGCAGTGGTGAATGCTGCGCAGCGCCTTGTCAGTGAACACCAGGGCAAGTTCTCCCAGACATCACGTATTCTACAACAG CGCCAAACCATCGAGCTGATCCCTGTCACCAAAGTGACCTACTTGTGGAAAGGGAACtcaaacatttactttgtttatGGGAATGAGTTCAAAGTTAATGCAGACAACTATCCTGCCACTTGTTGCTGTACTGTAATGTGA
- the ssuh2rs1 gene encoding protein SSUH2 homolog isoform X2, with protein sequence MYVNHDVNTEGQAMFAPPGAAAAAEGPSAPPASMFDSMPGYEGTVAGGGGFLPPPMPACPVPIPEPGPEQPHWNIPSITEDTAREALVLFASSKCCYSAAPAKDGVITNMEAFNTYRYRLETFTETRSTDWSHEPYKGQPVDAYAQPPPGPWEIPTKTPSFFLDDKQIIKVPYTSSMKSCHACMGMGRKPCKDCAGAGNKVCWVCNGSGFRHGDERCHHCNGRGRDNCSHCQGQGAKQCDVCQGKQQLLVYIRLTVKWTNNCDNYVVEQLSGLQVNNLSTVSGKELFRDSQYMVYPVMGFPDPAVVNAAQRLVSEHQGKFSQTSRILQQRQTIELIPVTKVTYLWKGNSNIYFVYGNEFKVNADNYPATCCCTVM encoded by the exons ATGTATGTGAACCATGATGTGAACACAGAGGGGCAGG CAATGTTCGCCCCACCCGGAGCAGCCGCAGCCGCGGAGGGCCCCAGCGCTCCTCCGGCCAGCATGTTCGACAGCATGCCTGGCTATGAGGGAACAGTGGCGGGAGGAG GTGGATTTCTGCCCCCTCCCATGCCTGCTTGCCCAGTTCCTATACCTGAGCCTGGacctgaacaaccacactgGAA TATCCCGTCTATAACTGAGGACACAGCTCGTGAGGCGTTAGTCCTGTTTGCCTCCAGCAAGTGCTGCTACAGTGCAGCACCAGCAAAGGATGGTGTGATCACCAACATGGAGGCATTCAATACATACAGG TATCGTCTGGAAACCTTTACTGAAACAAGGTCTACAGACTGGAGTCATGAGCCATATAAAG GGCAGCCAGTGGATGCCTACGCCCAACCACCTCCAGGGCCTTGGGAAATTCCGACTAAAACTCCCAGTTTTTTTCTGGATGACAAACAGATTATCAAGGTTCCCTACACTTCATCTATGAAG AGCTGCCACGCATGTATGGGAATGGGGCGAAAACCTTGCAAAGACTGTGCCGGTGCTGGCAAT AAAGTTTGTTGGGTGTGCAATGGGTCTGGTTTCCGCCACGGAGACGAGCGATGTCACCACTGCAATGGAAGAGGAAGGGACAA CTGCAGCCACTGTCAGGGGCAAGGAGCAAAGCAATGTGACGTATGTCAAGGAAAACAACAGCTTCTGGTCTACATCAGACTCACTGTGAAATG GACCAACAACTGTGACAACTATGTTGTTGAACAGTTGAGTGGACTGCAGGTGAACAACCTCAGCACAGTGTCTGGGAAGGAGCTGTTCAGAGACTCTCAGTATATG GTATACCCAGTGATGGGCTTCCCAGACCCTGCAGTGGTGAATGCTGCGCAGCGCCTTGTCAGTGAACACCAGGGCAAGTTCTCCCAGACATCACGTATTCTACAACAG CGCCAAACCATCGAGCTGATCCCTGTCACCAAAGTGACCTACTTGTGGAAAGGGAACtcaaacatttactttgtttatGGGAATGAGTTCAAAGTTAATGCAGACAACTATCCTGCCACTTGTTGCTGTACTGTAATGTGA
- the rpl32 gene encoding large ribosomal subunit protein eL32, whose translation MVALRPLTKPKIVKKRTKKFIRHQSDRYVKIAKNWRKPRGIDNRVRRRFKGQMLMPNIGYGSNKKTKYMLPTGFKKFLVHNIKELEVLMMSNKTHCAEIAHNVSSKNRKVIVERAAQLAIKITNPNARLRSEENE comes from the exons ATGGTAGCCCTCAGACCCCTCACAAAGCCCAAGATTGTCAAAAAGCGAACCAAGAAGTTCATTCGCCATCAATCTGATAGATATGTCAAGATTGCG AAAAACTGGCGTAAGCCTAGAGGTATTGACAACAGGGTCCGCAGGCGGTTCAAGGGTCAGATGTTGATGCCCAACATCGGTTATGGTAGCAACAAGAAGACCAAGTACATGCTGCCAACTGGCTTCAAGAAGTTCCTGGTTCACAACATCAAGGAACTCGAGGTCCTGATGATGAGCAACAA GACTCACTGTGCTGAGATCGCCCACAACGTCTCCTCCAAGAACAGGAAGGTGATTGTGGAGAGGGCAGCTCAGCTGGCCATCAAGATCACCAACCCCAACGCCAGGCTCAGGAGCGAGGAGAACGAATAA